A region of the Nocardia asteroides genome:
GATCGATATCGAGGGAAAACGTATCAATTCACTTCCAAGCCTTTGGCTCTCGACTTCGAGTACCGGGTCACCGCCAAGAAGAACGGACCACCCGACTGGAGCTTCGACGACGGAACTTACGGTTACGTCGAAGTCGACGGCGCCCTCGATCATGAGGTGAGCTACGCCTACTTCGAACCGACCCCCTTCGCCGGATGGAACATCACGGTCGACCCGTCGACAACCGACTTGTCGAACGCGACTTCGATCACCATGCAGTTCTCCGGCTCGATAATCCACGACGCGTGACAGACCGCCGCCGAGGAGGCCAGTGTCGATGCTGGTCTCTGCGCTCGCAGCGATTTCGGGGCGCACGACGGAAGGCTTGGCATTCGGCCGTGAACTCGTTGCGGCCTGCCCGCCAGCGGCCGATCGCGCCTTCACCATCCCAGACCAGAACCTTTGGCACCGAACCCAACCGTTGGATCAGCGTCCACCAGCCCGCGAACAGATCGGCATGCCGGGTCGGGACCAGCAGCGCCATCAGCCACCGCGAATACCCCAGAACCATCGTCAACACCAGGAGCTGTTTCGGCCCTCTGACCTTCTCAAACGGCGAATCTCAGCCCAATCCTCCACAGCGAGCATCCCTTCGGTTCTCCCTAGCTCGGATAGGGCCAGGGTCACCGACCAGGTGGTCCATTTTGAGCTTCGGTGGGCCGCTTCTCAAATTGCTGCGCTTTGTGTTCGACAGGGCTCTGTACTGTCGGCATCGCAGGACGCTCGTAGTTCCTGCTGGCTGAGCGAGTTGCAACTGGCCATCGAAGTGGTTGTTTCGGCTCGTTTGGGCTGGGCTGGCGGAGTCGATCCGAGCTGGAGGGCGATGGCCGCGAAAGTAATGCTGCGGCTCCAATCGCGTAAAAAAGTCGGAGCTTTCCGGTCGAGTGAAGTTCTTTTTCTTCCAGTCGGGCTTGAGGTATCCCGCTCATCTCTTCCAGCTTGCGCAACATGGCGGAAAAGGAGACATACCAGGCGTCGAACCAGTCCCACAACGTATTGTCGAGATCGGAACAAGAAGTGCGACCTTTGGCTTGTCGCTGCGCCTCATCGCCATGACAGCCGAAGGTAGTCGAGAGCTACGACATCGGTAATCCCAGCTTCAGATACGCCAAGCTCACCACAGGGCACCCGATGCCCGGGCAGAAAGGCCCCGCCAGGTGGCGGGGCCTTTCGCATCGATACCGCCGAACAGCGCTGGCGACCACGCGACTTACGAGGCTTCGCGGTACCGAGGTGTCCACTCAGCGATGGTTGGACCCAGCCGGGCCGGGAGGTCCTCGTTCTGCCACTGCTCGCCAGGGGACAGCATCTGCGCCTCGAACAGTGCGATCGCGGTTTCGGTCATCAACACAGCGCTCTTGAGCAGGTCGGCCACCAACCCGAATAGCTCGTCTTGGCTGCCGATGACGTTCAGTGTCCAGCTGTAGCCGTGGGTGAAGCTGGAGCTGATTGAGTACGACGCCTTCGTCATAAGTTCGAAGTGCTTCCCGCTGAGCAGCTCACGGGCGTGTTTCAGAGGGTTGGCGTCGATCCAGGCGGCCCCAGCTGCAGTCATCGCAGTGAACCCGGGTGCCATGATCCCGCCGCTCGCCGCCTTCGCTTTCGCGATCGCTGTCTTCAGTTCTTCCGCAGAAGCTTCGAACGTCGCCACATCCCGCCCTTCGGCCACGCTTGTAGCTCGATCCTGCTTGGCCCACTTGATCATCTCCTCCAGCTCTTTGAAGGCCTCAGCCGCGCATCGCTGTTGCCTTACATCCCGGCTGGGGTCGCCGATGAGCCAGATCGTGCGGGCAGAGGCTTCCATTGCGGATCGACACAGCACCAGCACGGACGACGGCCAAGATCGTGACGTGGCTGGCGGCGGGACTGCCCCGTTGAACCAATCCGATATGAGAACTTCGGCGGCCGCCAGATGCTCGGCCGCCGACGAAACCGGGAATCGAGCGTACTGAGCCACCGGGTAGATCCACCCCAGTTCCGGCAGGAACCCCTCATTGTCGAGCTGCATTGAGCTGCCCTGCGGCGGATCTGTCAGCGTCACCGCCCACTGGCGAAGCTCGGCGCCGCGGGCGGCCCGCTCCACGATCCGCTTCTGCGCAGGTGGCCTGAAGAGGGCGGCGAGCGCCTCTATCTCCGGTTTACTCATTGACCGATAATGCCTTCTCGGCATGACGCGAGTAGCAGGCAAGTCCACCCGCACCGCTCCAAAACGATCTTGAAGTGGGCTGGCCAACACGCCCACTTATCGGCGGTCAGGATCGGACTGGCTGTTGACCTTGATCGGCCAGACTAAGGAGGGCGGCCCTATCGGTCGCTGATAGTCGGATCGGACGCTTGGGAGGCGAGGAGCTTGTCGATCAGCTCGACTGTCGAGAGGAACCACCAGAAGACCCAGTCGAGGTAGGCCGGGTCGTAGTCGGCGCGCTGGTCGGCTCTGCGGTGGCGGATCGCGAATTTGTTGGCGATCAGGAACAGGGCGCCCTCATCGGCGCTGAGCAGTTCTTCTTTGAGTAGGGCGCGTCGCTCCTCGAGCAGGCCGGCCAATGCCACACAGGCACTGCGCTTGTCTTCCACTCCGGCACAGCGGCTGCGGAACAGGGCGATCGCGTGGGCAGTGACCGCTCGGCGTTCCGGGTCGGCTGTGGCCAGAGCGGCGTCGACCAGATCCGCGCGGGCGTTGTCGACCTCATGGACCAAGCGGCCGACATCTTCCCCGCTCTTCGCCAAGCGCAGGCCGATGCCGTTGCGTGCCAAGAGCCGGTTGACCGTCCATCTATAGAGGATCTGTGCAGGTCGTGGAGTGAACGCTGAATAGTGCCAGCCACAACCGCTGTAAGAGTGGAACCGGCGGCGCCGGGGCCGGGAGACCAGGTCGTGGAAGATCTCGACAAGGTCGAAGAAAGTGGCCTCATCCCAGGCCGCAGGACGGGGAGACCACAGGTTCTTCTTCCCGAGCCGATCTTCGATCAGAACATCGAGAACCTCATCTGGAAACGCGCCCGCGAAGTTGTCGTCCACACATGGAGCTGGGGCCACCATCCCCAAATACCCGCGTTGCTGAAGGTCGTCCACCACAGTCCGCCGGTCATGCTGCGCCGAGTCGAGATCTCGCTCTAATACTGCAACGGCACTCGAGTCGGGTAGCGTGCCTGCGTGGTTGTGAATGTCGTTGCAGCGGAGTTGGATTCGTTGCACGAGAGGATCGGTTGCCGGTTCACGCGGTGAATGAAACGGACACAGGCGGGCCCGCGGCGGTAGCGGATTTGCAGCGCCTGGCGGCAGCCCCTCCTGCGGGACTTGTCCGCCGCGACGGCGTCTTCACCTGGGTCACCGGCCCCGAAGTACAGGTGGGCGTGCCCAGTGTCGACGGGAATGTCCTGCTCGGCCAAATCCTGGCCTTTCTCGACGTCCCGAGCTTGGCTCTGCGACAGGCGCACCGAACGTCCGCTTCGTATTCGCGGTCGGTGAAACGGCGAGCAGGCGCCGCGGCGAACCCGCTTCTACCGAGGTCAGGATCGACCTCGAAGGAATCGATCGCGCGGGTGCACCGCTCAGCACGAGCCGCGCTGCCTCATCCACCCGGCGGGGCGGCGTCCCTTGACCGCACTCGGCGTCGCACTCGGGGTCGAACGACTGCTCAGCCTGCGCGGCGAGGTCGTGGCGCCGGGTATTCACACTCCCGAGGGCTTGCTCGACCCCGCCTACGCGATCGAGCGGATAGTCGAGATCGGCGCCAGCTTCCAATCGGTTTGAGCTACGGCAAATCGCCTCACTCCGCGGTGCATCGGGGTTGTCAACAGGTGAGCGACATACGGCCATGCGTCGAGTCAGATGAGGGTGCCGCTGACGCCATCGGAGGCCTGTGCTGATACGTGTCTACTGATGTGCGCAGAATACCTACGCGCCGAGAATCGGGACGTGGTGATCGGCTACGGACGAGTCACCAGCGAAATGTACAGCGTCATGGGGCATAACAGCTGACCGCGACCTGCTACGCGCTGGTACGCGGCAGCGGGCGGTCCCGCTGATGATCCAGCGTCAGCCGCATGACAGGAGCGTCAAGATGTCCACTGAGTACGATCGGCGACGTTTCCTGTTGCGTGCGGGTGTCGGAGTGGCCGCCGCGGCCGCGGTGGTGGGATTCGATCCGGTCGGTCGGCGGTGGATCGGTACCGCGAGCGCCGAGGAAGCGATGTTCGCCGATGTTCCCGCGCTGGACGGGATGTTGGTCTTCGACGACGCCACTCGTACATCGGACTCGCTCGACCAAGGCAACATAGTCAGCCGCCGCCCGACCGCGGTGTTGCGCCCGGGATCCGTCCGTGACATCGCCACCATGATCCGGTACTGCGGGCAGTACGGCATCGAGGTCGCGGCACGGGGAGCGGCGCACACGGTGTTCGGCCAAGGTTTGGTGGCCGGGCTGCTCATCGAGATGCGAAGTCTGCGGCGCATCCACTCCATCGACGCAGACACCGCTGATGTGGACGCCGGTGTGCTGTGGCGCGAACTCACGGTCGCCGCCTTCGAGCAGGCTCGGCTGACACCGCCGGTATTGACCGGATCGGTGGACCTCACCGTCGGCGGCACCTTGTCGGTGGGCGGGGTGGACGGCAATACGGGACATTTTCAGCGCGGCTTGCAGATCGACAACGTCCGCGAACTCGAGGTGGTGACCGGCTGCGGCGATATCGAGCGTTGCTCGACGGAGCGCAATCGCGACCTGTTCGAGGCCATGCTCGGCGGGCTCGGCCAATGCGGCGTCATCACCCGCGCCACGGTGGATCTGGTGCCCGTTCAGCCCATGGTCCGGGTCTACCGCATCCACTACACCGACAGCGGACGATTCTTCGCCGACCTGCGCACACTGCTGCACCGCGGCGAGCTCGACGGAATGTACAACCTGTGGATGCCCCCCGGCACCTCGGTGCTGTACGAACTCAACGCATTCGCCCACTTCGACCCGTCGCAGCCACCCGACGACCGGTACCTGCTGCGTGGTCTGGGTGTCGAGGCAGCGACACCGCTGACCCTCGATCTTCCGTACGTGGCGGCGATACAGTTCGTCGACGATGTCCTCATCGCGCCGCTGAAGGCGACACTGAACTGGGACCGGCTCGTCAAGCCCTGGTTCGATGTCTGGCTGCCCGATGAGACGGTCGAACAGTTCGTCACCGATGTCGTACCGACATTGGGTCTCGACGATATCGGTGTCGGCGGGTTCTTCCTGCTCATCCCGCAGCGGCGATCGGCAATGACCAGACCCTTCTACCGCGTCCCGAACCAGAGTTCCAGTGACTGGATCTACCTGTTCGACTTGCTGTCGGCGTCCATGACACCGGGGCCGGATCCCGCATTCGCAACCGCCAAGCTCGCCCGCAACAGACGCCTCTACGACAAGGCCGTTGCAGCCGGTGGCACACGATATCCGATCAGCGCCATCGAATTCACCATCGACGACTGGAAGAATCATTACGGTGACACCTGGCCCCGTTTTGTGTCACTAAAACACCGATACGACCCACACAATATCCTCGCACCGGGTGTCGGGATCTTCTGAGCTGCGCAGCAGTCGCGGCACATCACGGACCGACCGGGCAGATACACACAACTGGATGAAAGTCAGGGAGCGCCACCGACTTATGGACAACTCTGCGGTTCCGAGCCGCACAGCACTCATGGCCGCCGCCGCCCGCGCGGCTCATCTCCTTGTCGACAAAGAGCCGTTCATATTTCGTGATACGTTCGCCTACACATTGCTGGGATCGCAGGCCGAAGAATTGATCGGCGTTCACCGAGCGATCGACAGTCCCATTCTGGCGACGGCACGGACGATCGCGGCGACCCGCGGTCGTTATACCGAGGATGCGCTGGCACGTTCCGAGCTCCGGCAATACGTCGTCCTGGGGGCGGGGTTGGACTCCTATGCCGTCCGGTGTGGTGAATCGGATCTGCGCATTTATGAAGTCGATCATTCGGCGACCCAGTCATGGAAGCGAAAGACTTTGGAGGCGGCCGGTATTCCGCTTCCCGAAGGACTGACGTTCATCTCCGCCGATCTGGCGTCGGGATCCCTGCTGGACCGGTTGGGTGCGGCCGGTTTCGATTCGTCGTGTCCGGCGTTCGTCAGCTGGCTCGGCGTGACCGTGTACCTACCGTACGCCGCGATCGTAGACACCGTGGCTGCGATCGGGCAATTCGCTGCCGGGAGTGAGGTAGTTGTCGAGCACATGCTCCCCGCCGACATGTGCGATACCCCGGGCCGTGAATTCGCGGAGGTAGGTGCCGCGGTGGCATCGGCAAATCTCGAATCATGGCAGACCTTCCTCAGCGCGACTGAGATGGCCACGCTATTGCAGGAGTATGGCTTCGACATCGTTCGACAGTCATATCAACGGGAGATGATCGAGCCTGGCTTGTGGATCCGTTCCGATTCATTGCGCCCGGTCAGGTCGACCGCGATCAGTCATGCCCGGTTGCCTGTCCACCCATAGGCAGGACTATTTGCCCCTGCACCTTCCAGCTGTCGGTTCATCCGTCGGCCAAGCGGCGGGGAGGCGTCGCGAACGGCGCGGCTGCGAACGGATGCCCCAGGGGGCTGCCACGACACTCGCCGAATCGTTGCGTGCGACAGCCGTTGGTCACTTCGGCTGGTGCGCTGCGAAAACAAGGTCATCGCAGTGGCGAAATCCGGCGCCTCGCGTGCCGTATGTCATGCAGTCCGCTGCGCGGACCGGTATCACGACCCTGACACCGCCCAGGTTATCGACGCCGGGGGCAGAACAGGGCTGGTCGGCTCGATGCCGTGCGGATGGAAGTACACGACGGACTCCCAGCGCTCTGCGCTGGAGCGAGGCTGGTCGACCAGCGGGCGGCGTTCTTTGCACTGGTGACCACGCCCGACGTCCTGGGTGCATCGGTCGGTTGGTCGCGGATCAGGCGTGGCGGGGTGCCTACATGATGACGGAAACGCCGAGCAGGCAGATGAGAGTGCCGGTGAGATCCCAGCGGTCGGGCCGGAAGCCGTCCACGGCCATGCCCCAGCCCAGCAAGCCCGCGACGAACACGCCACCGTAGGCGGCGAGGATGCGGCCGTTCCAGCCGGAACCAGATAATTCGCTCTCCGGCGAGGCGGGTGCCTCTTTGCCAAGTCGAGGACAGGGCCGATGCCGTCGGTGCGCGGGTGGAACGAACTCGGTGAACGCTTCGACGAGTCGGGTTCGTCCGGTGGCTCGAGGATGCAATTCGTTGTGCGCGTTGCGCTTCCGCTCGGCTGGTTCGGCAGTGAACGCGTCACTGCCGAACTCGGTGCCGATCGTGCCCGGCTTATTCGGCTGAGCCGACGTCACCGCTGCTCATCGAGCGGCCGTGCCGCCACCGCCCGACAGGCTGCTGATCGCGCAGACCAGCGCCACGAACGGGTCGGTGATACCACCACAGGTCCTCAGCGCGCTGAGTGTCCGCGCGGGTGGCAGTCATCATGTAGCGGTAGACGCGGTCGTGGTGCTGGCGGTAAAGCGCTTCGAACGGTGCCCGTCCGGTCGGCTTGGCGCGGCGAAACCTCATATCACCCGCATCTGTGTGGCCGGCGGCAATACCCCCGCACCCGTGCACGGGCGCCGACCGGCGGAAACCTCGATGATGCAGGCCGACACCGACATCCCGCTGCGAGCCAGGTACACGACACGGCTGCCGTCTGCGGCTTCCCGCAGAATCATCCGTGTCTCCACGAGGCGTTGATAGCGGCGCACACAGCCGACGATGCTCAGCCAGACCCCGCAAAGCAGCACACACAGCGCACCCCATAGCGGGCCGGCGGTCTACAGCACGTGGACCCCAGGAAAGCGTCATACAAAGCAAACGGCCACCACCGGAAAGGTAAATATCCCCAGCTCAGGGTGTATCGCAGGCTCGCCGCCGCCATATGTCCCCGACCATCGACATACTAGAATCCATCCCCCACGGCATGCCTGCAACCGTCACCATTCGTCTGTCGCGTGTCGGTCATGACCGGCGGGGGAGGACCCCGCCGGGCGGGGCCGAGATCGGGCAGATCCGTATCGACGGAGACACCCCGAAGCCTCACCGGCTCGAGAGGGACACCGCGCAGCCCCTGGGGCGGCCCACCATCCAATATGCGTCGTCACCGGCCTGGAGCGGACCCGTGACGCTAAGAATCGTAGAGTCCCGCCGGTCCAGTACGGGTGACACCGCCGTGCATGCGCGTCGGAAAGTGGCGCGACAGCGTGTTCCTCGAACGCCGCAGCCCAGTGTGCTGACGGGTCGATCGTCCGCGGCTGCAGGGGGATACGGACTGTCTGAGGCCGTAGTCGTCGGCCAGTGGCGGATGGGTGTGTCGCACCACCCGGTCCGCGTCCGCGGCGTGATGATCATGCGGCACCGGCCTGCCTCGGACGAACTGCGTGATCTTTGTGTTCGCCGCGTGATCGGTCGGCGCCGAGATGTGCGCGCCAGCTGACTACCGTGCCGGTCGTGGCTGCGCGGGCGTGGCGTCGAGCATGGTGAATATCGCTTCCAGCTGGGTGCGGGCGGCGTCGATTCCGGCGGAGTCTCCCGCAAAGTGGTGCAGCAGCGCACGGTGGAAGACCCCGTCGAGCAGCACGTACGCGGCGGCTCGATCGAAACTGGGAGAGGTTCCGCGTAGCTGGCAGTAACGCGTGACCACCCGCCAGATCATCTCTTCCCGCCGCACCTCGATGTCGAGGACATCGCTGCGAAACGACTCATCGAACAGAACCTGGTTGCGCAGGTCGTACCAGAGCCGGTGAATCTGCGCGTCGGCCACCAGCGTGCCGAAATAGGTGGCGGCGAAAGCGTTGCGCAGCTCATCGGCGTCCATCGACGCCTCGACGACCTCGTCGTAGCGGGTCACACACACGGCTTCGAAC
Encoded here:
- a CDS encoding FAD-binding protein; this encodes MFADVPALDGMLVFDDATRTSDSLDQGNIVSRRPTAVLRPGSVRDIATMIRYCGQYGIEVAARGAAHTVFGQGLVAGLLIEMRSLRRIHSIDADTADVDAGVLWRELTVAAFEQARLTPPVLTGSVDLTVGGTLSVGGVDGNTGHFQRGLQIDNVRELEVVTGCGDIERCSTERNRDLFEAMLGGLGQCGVITRATVDLVPVQPMVRVYRIHYTDSGRFFADLRTLLHRGELDGMYNLWMPPGTSVLYELNAFAHFDPSQPPDDRYLLRGLGVEAATPLTLDLPYVAAIQFVDDVLIAPLKATLNWDRLVKPWFDVWLPDETVEQFVTDVVPTLGLDDIGVGGFFLLIPQRRSAMTRPFYRVPNQSSSDWIYLFDLLSASMTPGPDPAFATAKLARNRRLYDKAVAAGGTRYPISAIEFTIDDWKNHYGDTWPRFVSLKHRYDPHNILAPGVGIF
- a CDS encoding class I SAM-dependent methyltransferase is translated as MKVRERHRLMDNSAVPSRTALMAAAARAAHLLVDKEPFIFRDTFAYTLLGSQAEELIGVHRAIDSPILATARTIAATRGRYTEDALARSELRQYVVLGAGLDSYAVRCGESDLRIYEVDHSATQSWKRKTLEAAGIPLPEGLTFISADLASGSLLDRLGAAGFDSSCPAFVSWLGVTVYLPYAAIVDTVAAIGQFAAGSEVVVEHMLPADMCDTPGREFAEVGAAVASANLESWQTFLSATEMATLLQEYGFDIVRQSYQREMIEPGLWIRSDSLRPVRSTAISHARLPVHP
- a CDS encoding YnfA family protein produces the protein MHPRATGRTRLVEAFTEFVPPAHRRHRPCPRLGKEAPASPESELSGSGWNGRILAAYGGVFVAGLLGWGMAVDGFRPDRWDLTGTLICLLGVSVIM
- a CDS encoding TetR/AcrR family transcriptional regulator; translated protein: MTQVVDARARVEERARDKFQTKRTELAQATLHTLAELGYARTSLREIAQNSEYSHGVLHYYFSGKLDLITHAVRLFEAVCVTRYDEVVEASMDADELRNAFAATYFGTLVADAQIHRLWYDLRNQVLFDESFRSDVLDIEVRREEMIWRVVTRYCQLRGTSPSFDRAAAYVLLDGVFHRALLHHFAGDSAGIDAARTQLEAIFTMLDATPAQPRPAR